The Lycium barbarum isolate Lr01 chromosome 10, ASM1917538v2, whole genome shotgun sequence genome includes a region encoding these proteins:
- the LOC132613275 gene encoding serine/threonine-protein phosphatase 7 long form homolog — protein sequence MNPDLLHPGPFEPEVLHLQQHHRSQLVCDADVAASLLFLPRLMEQAWDILDARPPHRRVLDILYQGNIYRCVVPGRIQHDRALVTAMIERWRPKTHTFYLCTSEATITLQDVEIIYGLQVDGHALSIEEPQQMSSYREELIRLTGFVLQEGDIWGQSRMSIHSLSTHLRLIDMEHPIIEDTPQMNVDLRARLYLLFIFRGILFPNTSGSHVSLRYLPFLEHLGKLGCYSWGTTVLAYM from the coding sequence ATGAATCCCGACCTCCTTCATCCGGGGCCCTTCGAGCCAGAGGTACTGCATCTACAGCAGCATCATAGGTCCCAGCTAGTATGTGATGCGGATGTAGCTGCCAGCCTCTTGTTCCTTCCCCGGTTGATGGAACAAGCATGGGATATTTTAGACGCTCGGCCCCCACATCGTCGTGTCTTAGATATACTATATCAGGGCAATATCTACCGTTGTGTCGTTCCTGGTCGGATACAACATGATAGGGCTCTTGTGACGGCCATGATTGAGCGATGGCGACCGAAGACCCATACATTTTATCTCTGCACTAGTGAGGCCACCATcacccttcaggatgtggagaTTATTTACGGTCTACAGGTAGATGGACACGCGTTGTCTATTGAGGAGCCTCAGCAAATGTCGTCATATCGGGAGGAGTTGATTAGGCTCACTGGTTTCGTGCTTCAAGAGGGTGATATATGGGGACAGAGTAGGATGTCGATACATTCCCTCTCTACTCACTTGCGCCTCATAGACATGGAGCATCCGATTATAGAGGACACACCTCAGATGAATGTTGATCTACGTGCTCGTCTGTACCTTCTCTTCATATTCAGGGGCATCCTGTTCCCGAACACATCGGGTTCCCATGTGAGCTTGAGGTATCTGCCATTTCTGGAGCATTTAGGCAAGTTGGGATGTTACAGTTGGGGCACTACTGTTCTGGCTTATATGTAA